Below is a genomic region from Scyliorhinus canicula chromosome 5, sScyCan1.1, whole genome shotgun sequence.
ggggggagcggtctggggggtggggggagcggtcccggggggtggggggggagcggtcccggggggtgggggggggagcggtcccggggggtgggggggggagcggtcccggggggtgggggtgagagcggtcccggggggtggggggggggagcggtcccggggggtggggggggtgggagcgggtcccggggggggggggggggggtgggggggtgggagcggtcccggggggggtgggagcggtcccggggggggtggggggtgggagcggtcccggggcggggggggtgggggggtgggagcggtcccgggggggtgggggggtgggagcggtcccgggggggggtgggggggtgggagcggtcccgggggggtgggggggtgggagcggtcccgggggggggggggggggtcggggggtgggagCGGTcccggggggcgggtgggggggtgggagcggtcccggggtgggagcggtcccgggggggggggggggggggtgggggggtgggagcggtcccgggggggtgggagcggtcccgggggtggggggggggcgagaatggggagcggtcccggggggggggggggtgggggggagaatgtggagcggtcccgggggggggggagaatggggagcggtcccgggggggggggtggggggagaatggggagcgGTCCCGGGTGGCGGCAGGGGGGGGAGCGGTCCCGGGTGGCGGCAGGGGGGGGAGCGGTCCCGGGaggcggcaggggggggggggggcggtcccgggaggggggggcggtcccGGGAGGGGCGGGCGGTCCCGGGAGGGGCGGGCGGAATGTGTGGGGCCGGATCTGACATTCCAGTGCGGTGAGGTAGCTGAAGCGAGGCTGTAAACAAGGTCAGGCTGGCTGTGCTGCCGGGGGCGGGGTTGGATTTGGAGTGTGTTCCAGAAAGGTCGCTGGCTCGGGCCGGCTCGGCCTGTCTGCCCGGGTGATGCACCTTTAGCTGCCGGGAATCCCCTGGATTTAGCGGAGCAGCGCTGACGTAATGGGGATAAAGTTAGGCCTGTGAGTGTCGCAGTTGGAATTAAAGCTGCCggcgggaggggggtgagggatcgGATCTTCTCCCGGGCTCAGGCTGCTCCGGTGATGCCAGCTGCTATATTTAACCATCATCATCAGCCGGCAGCCGCAATAAAAGGGCCGCTGCGGCGACATGCACCTTTACAGCAGCGTGTTAACGCACTACCCCGGGGCCGCCTTCAAAGTCTCCATCCCCGCGGCGGAGAAAGCGCCTGTCGAGAGCCCGAGTGTCGGAGTGAAGACTGAAGCCGCCGCCTCTTCCGCCATGCCCGCCTTCTCGTCGTGCGAGCTGCTGCCCCCGGCTCCGGGCCCGCTCCTCTACACCTCCACCGCCAGGATCCCGCTGCGGCCGCTCGAGAGGATGGTGCCCATCCGGATGCTGGGCGAGAGAGGGCAACAGGCCGAGGCCGCCCTCCACCAGCGGCAGGGCGTCTGGCTGGAGGACATCCTGACTGAAGGACCCCGGCAAGTTTCAGCCGAGGCCCAGGATCGGATCCTGGACGGCAACCCGGGCGATGAGCGGGAGGAGCCAAATCCGACCTTGCAGCCCGGCCCGGAAGGGGCTGAATCTCCCTTCACGCTGTCGGACGGTGAGAGCACCCAGCGGCGGGGGTACCAGGActgggccgggccggagcacCGGGCCTCGGAGGCGGCTGAACACCAGAACAACAGCCCCTGGGAATTGGATGGTGGCTTCAGGACCGTGGACCTGGTGGTGGAGAACAGGGCGGATAAAAACGACAAGTTGGCACGTTACCTGGCAGAAGTGGAAAAGCAGAATAGTTACCTGAGGGAGCGACAGAAATACAGATTTCACATTATTCCAGACGGCAACTGTTTGTACAGGGCTGTCAGTAAAGCTGTGTACGGCGACCAGAGCATGCACAAAgacctgagagaggaaaccgtCCATCACATCGCAGATCACCTGGATGAGTTTAATCCCATTATCGAAGGGGACATTGGGGAGTTTTTGATCAACGCTGCCCAGGATGGGGCCTGGGCTGGTTACCCAGAGCTACTGACTATGAGTCAGATGCTGAACGTTAACATATACTTGACCACAGGAGGTAGCATGGAAAGCCCTACTGTTTCCACCATGGTGCATTGCCTTGGCCCAGAAGATCAATCAAAATCCAGCATATGGCTGAGTTGGCTCAGCAATGGACACTACGACGCTGTGTCTGATCAGTCTTTACCCAACCCAGAGTACGAGACCTGGTGCACACAGACACATGTTCAGAGGAAACGAGACGAGGAACTTGCAAAGTCCATGGCAGCTTCTCTTTCAAAAATGTACATCGAGCAAAATGGTTGTTTTTAAGTCATTTCTCCCGCACTACGACGTATGATAGAAGGTTTATGGCAGAACTTGAGGTTCCCCGATGAAACTGATATGAATGAGCAAGACTAGCAGCGTGAAGTATAAATGGAAAGATTGTTAATATggtttttatttatatttatatgCTTACACATTCTGATTGGGCTAATGGCACTTTAAAATGGATCGTAAATCAACTCTAAGTATCGCCTTAATTCAATGTGTGAATTCCTAGATGTTTTACCAAATGTTTGAGCTCAAACTAATGAGGGTTGCGGGGCACCTGAATTTTTTTATCGGGTTTATTGGAGTTAAGAGACCAGAGGATTGAATGGGACAGCACTGTCTCATTAGGCATGTTTTTTTACCTTAAATTTCTGATGTTTGGAAAACAACTGATGTTTAGTCTCTGCTTTGGAGAGATTTTTTCTGAAGAACACTTTTTAGAAAGACTGTTTATATTGCATTTTTGTGCAATTGCTGGTTTGTTACTGTAATACCTCCTTGTTACGTTCTCGTACATGGTATTCTGTCAGGTGGCTGGTTGCCACTAAATTGCTACCTTGATTTTATAATTGGTTAGAATAGAGCTTTCAGATCTTTAAGATTTAGCTGCAGTTACTAATTTTATTACTATCTGTTACCTGCCATCTCACTGATGCTGACTTTTATATGCTGTCCAAGATGTTTTAAGTTTTAACTTCCTAAAGTGGTTTGCAGGGTCGAACTTGTAACCAGTTTGCAATTACTGTATTTgtattaattgtaaagctattaatCAACATGGAGTGAATAAAAGTTATGTAACATTCCTCTTACGCAGTTATTTGAATAAATATTTCACACTTTGGTTCAGAAATTAGAGCTTTTGCTATGTGACCTAATTGCAAAATTCACCATTTAATATAGATTCATGAACTTTTGAGGAAGAATATGAATTGAGCATGAACTGCCTAGTTGAAAC
It encodes:
- the LOC119966443 gene encoding OTU domain-containing protein 1-like, giving the protein MHLYSSVLTHYPGAAFKVSIPAAEKAPVESPSVGVKTEAAASSAMPAFSSCELLPPAPGPLLYTSTARIPLRPLERMVPIRMLGERGQQAEAALHQRQGVWLEDILTEGPRQVSAEAQDRILDGNPGDEREEPNPTLQPGPEGAESPFTLSDGESTQRRGYQDWAGPEHRASEAAEHQNNSPWELDGGFRTVDLVVENRADKNDKLARYLAEVEKQNSYLRERQKYRFHIIPDGNCLYRAVSKAVYGDQSMHKDLREETVHHIADHLDEFNPIIEGDIGEFLINAAQDGAWAGYPELLTMSQMLNVNIYLTTGGSMESPTVSTMVHCLGPEDQSKSSIWLSWLSNGHYDAVSDQSLPNPEYETWCTQTHVQRKRDEELAKSMAASLSKMYIEQNGCF